The following coding sequences lie in one Lolium perenne isolate Kyuss_39 chromosome 2, Kyuss_2.0, whole genome shotgun sequence genomic window:
- the LOC139836103 gene encoding uncharacterized protein, translating to MPPKGNGAPKGNGAPKRHGSPLYPAGSPKYNLSKAKKLCPKADKRRASWNRGLEKALVELLQEHNNPYHRGQNGWSSETWNMMVKCFNSRHKHVQFTKSQIQDKEKDLKRDYRMLRGARKQSGVGWDEERCMIQAEPHLWDNLEISFGKRIKKFRKNGYFPLYDLLASLYESQIAEGNLNFTSMAEPSERDEEITTIESDGEHDDGRELEKVVPVDEDFQVTSERDESTSVVGVAKEKLKISKKPKRSPKKPNQSSGDALVGVMKRFVDIKEKEINKDDTVDFSITRCMAELRNLEGVTGDLKVKCYNIFKCAKSCEIFINAVAEKDGSALAWLKSQIGG from the exons ATGCCTCCAAAAGGAAATGGCGCTCCAAAAGGAAATGGTGCTCCAAAAAGACATGGCTCACCACTCTATCCGGCAGGATCTCCAAAGTACAATTTGAGTAAGGCGAAAAAACTATGTCCAAAAG CTGATAAGCGAAGGGCGTCATGGAATCGTGGACTTGAGAAGGCTCTTGTGGAGCTACTCCAAGAGCACAACAATCCATACCATAGAGGCCAGAACGGGTGGAGCAGCGAAACATGGAATATGATGGTTAAATGCTTCAACTCCCGGCACAAACACGTGCAGTTCACAAAGTCTCAGATCCAAGACAAAGAAAAGGATCTCAAGAGAGACTATAGGATGTTGAGGGGTGCAAGGAAGCAGAGTGGCGTCGGGTGGGACGAGGAGAGATGCATGATACAAGCAGAGCCACACCTTTGGGATAACTTAGAAATT TCTTTTGGCAAAAGAATCAAGAAGTTCAGGAAAAATGGATATTTCCCTCTCTATGATTTGCTTGCATCACTCTATGAAA GTCAAATTGCAGAGGGGAACCTCAACTTTACATCTATGGCAGAGCCATCAGAGAGAGATGAGGAAATCACAACTATAGAAAGTGATGGTGAGCATGATGATGGAAGAGAGTTGGAGAAGGTGGTGCCTGTAGATGAGGATTTCCAAGTGACTTCTGAGAGAGATGAATCCACAAGTGTTGTTGGTGTTGCAAAAGAGAAGCTGAAGATTTCTAAGAAGCCCAAGCGAAGTCCTAAGAAGCCCAATCAGAGTAGTGGAGATGCTCTAGTAGGAGTGATGAAGAGATTTGTTGatatcaaagaaaaagaaatcaacaaggaTGATACAGTGGATTTCTCAATTACCAGATGCATGGCAGAGTTGAGAAACTTGGAAGGGGTCACAGGGGATTTGAAAGTCAAATGCTATAATATCTTCAAATGTGCAAAAAGTTGTGAGATTTTCATCAATGCTGTTGCAGAGAAAGATGGAAGTGCTCTGGCTTGGCTTAAAAGTCAGATAG GAGGTTGA